The Methyloferula stellata AR4 genome includes a window with the following:
- a CDS encoding AsmA family protein, with protein MRESLTVLAGLLILCLSIALAAPYFVDWNAQRGLIETKLSQALGEKVTIRGNLDLKLLPTPYLHLQKIEILDEAASASFTADDVLLEIAIPPLLRGEVDFIEARVKSPRLKLIQGTDGTLKAPQPGGFSGQARFERIAIEDGRIEIEDPAQANTLVLDHLDLSAEANSLAGPFKGDGSGMVLGEKTGFRFSTGQREGDSLRLKLVVDKSKTHPRADFDGTLTFEHRRNGRLAASFAGNAGFSGLWRGASETSDIAIPWHLSGPLRIAERKATMDTLDLRLGDEDHGVNTAGTAELDFATTPKASVNLRAKQIDIDRLLADPAKPQTPETLEQSLTGLMNESRLSTFPIPLTLDATVETATVNGETLADLSGALVLNQNQPVWVRFETSLPGRSHVHLDGRLEAGAAMQFDGRIEAGFGDFGRVNAWLAGVLPHWAEETRKLPFRTLEVSGEASLSRVGFSGRGLSLHLDRSNLTGNLSYTQAVGSEPARFFVDMSAPSLDLDGWPDLKDAAHLVEATDLAIRFDAHAVKLGGLRKGTVDTGEIRLKLTKTGANTNLEELSLNGVGGANVNAKGQWNGQSGGLDAKLNAPRLADLTAFLQRVVPSAALDMVAERATALSPIQLDLHAEAGSAVSSSAPALTALTLTGTAGATRVSANIKSNPKNPSLGTASATIDAPDGSALLRQLGAQVLPLNGLGHGRIEIKTQGPLSGSPDMALQVTFAGLNVNFHGRIERPTSPGQETLAANGQLTVAATDLSPFLQATGLAFPDLTARIPADVATDIDWRASRLDLRNLRGTFAGRALSGRLTYAPQAGVKKLTGALDLDKTSAAALLELPLGPPQPAKGGTLWSNLSFGSGLPDPPPVNVTLRAKTFDILPGLSGEDAALQLEIAPDVFTFRDFTMKMGGGMAAGTLTLRRDGATAAVAGHINLENYGLDLPSLHGRASAALDISGSGQNPLALMSNLAGSGHTSFTDLMVRRADPAAVARVFADVEHDKLTVDEAEVERALGREFDRAGLNAGARPFDLAVVGGVLRLTPAPVKETEGNPVSLDEFSLSLDLRTAAIDERLGLALLALPKDWQGSPPRVVLNFKGALTNPARTIEAASFVNALAARAIAREAARIQSYEFDLHERAFFNQRLQYERRREQERQKAEDDARRAEAERKAAEATRLERLKKAEEARKKAEEPLRTNAPPEAQPAQDPQSNATQSQRPVTPADPSSLGRY; from the coding sequence TTGCGTGAAAGCTTAACCGTACTTGCCGGCTTACTCATTCTCTGCCTCAGCATCGCTTTGGCGGCACCATATTTCGTCGATTGGAACGCGCAGCGCGGCTTGATCGAAACCAAGCTCTCGCAGGCCCTCGGCGAAAAAGTGACTATTCGCGGCAATCTCGATCTGAAGCTCCTGCCGACGCCCTATCTGCATCTCCAAAAGATCGAAATTTTGGATGAGGCCGCCTCGGCGAGTTTCACGGCCGACGATGTCCTGCTCGAAATCGCCATCCCGCCGCTTCTGCGCGGCGAGGTCGATTTCATCGAGGCACGGGTGAAAAGCCCGCGTCTGAAGCTGATCCAAGGCACGGACGGCACGCTGAAGGCGCCGCAACCGGGAGGCTTTTCGGGGCAAGCCCGTTTCGAGCGGATCGCCATAGAAGACGGCAGAATCGAAATCGAAGATCCGGCGCAAGCCAATACATTGGTTCTGGATCATCTCGATCTCAGCGCCGAAGCAAACTCGCTGGCCGGGCCATTCAAGGGCGATGGAAGCGGGATGGTCCTCGGCGAGAAAACCGGCTTCCGCTTTTCGACCGGCCAGCGCGAAGGCGACAGCCTGCGGCTGAAACTCGTCGTCGACAAAAGCAAGACGCATCCGCGCGCCGATTTCGACGGCACGCTCACGTTCGAACATCGCAGGAACGGCCGCCTCGCGGCCTCCTTCGCCGGCAATGCCGGATTCTCCGGCCTTTGGCGCGGCGCCTCCGAGACAAGCGACATTGCCATCCCCTGGCATCTCAGCGGTCCTCTTCGCATAGCAGAGCGCAAGGCCACGATGGACACGCTCGATCTGCGTCTCGGCGACGAAGACCATGGCGTGAATACGGCCGGCACGGCCGAACTCGATTTCGCGACAACGCCCAAAGCCAGCGTCAATCTCCGCGCCAAACAGATCGATATAGACCGCCTGTTGGCCGATCCGGCAAAGCCGCAAACCCCCGAGACTCTCGAACAAAGCCTCACGGGTTTGATGAATGAATCGCGTCTTTCGACCTTCCCCATCCCATTGACCTTGGACGCCACCGTCGAGACGGCGACGGTGAACGGCGAAACGCTTGCCGATCTCTCCGGCGCATTGGTCCTCAATCAGAACCAGCCGGTCTGGGTGCGCTTTGAAACGAGCCTGCCCGGCCGTTCGCACGTCCATCTCGATGGACGTCTTGAAGCGGGCGCCGCGATGCAGTTCGACGGCCGGATCGAGGCTGGCTTCGGCGATTTCGGGCGCGTGAATGCATGGCTCGCGGGCGTGCTGCCGCATTGGGCCGAAGAAACACGCAAGCTGCCATTTCGCACGCTCGAAGTCAGCGGCGAAGCGAGCCTGTCGCGCGTCGGCTTTTCCGGCCGCGGCCTCAGCCTGCACCTCGACCGCTCGAACCTCACCGGCAATCTGTCCTATACGCAGGCGGTCGGTTCGGAGCCCGCGCGTTTCTTCGTCGATATGAGCGCGCCCTCGCTCGATCTCGACGGCTGGCCCGATCTGAAAGATGCCGCTCATCTCGTTGAGGCAACCGATCTCGCGATCCGCTTCGATGCGCATGCCGTGAAACTCGGCGGCCTTCGCAAGGGCACGGTCGATACCGGCGAGATCCGGCTGAAACTGACCAAGACAGGCGCCAATACAAATCTCGAAGAGCTGAGCTTGAACGGCGTCGGCGGCGCCAACGTCAACGCCAAAGGCCAATGGAACGGACAGAGCGGCGGTCTCGATGCCAAGCTCAATGCGCCACGGCTTGCCGATCTGACGGCCTTCCTGCAGCGTGTGGTTCCGAGCGCCGCGCTCGACATGGTGGCCGAGCGCGCAACGGCCTTGTCGCCGATCCAGCTCGATCTCCACGCAGAGGCGGGCAGCGCCGTGTCATCCTCGGCGCCGGCGCTGACCGCTTTGACCCTCACGGGCACGGCGGGAGCGACGCGCGTTTCGGCCAATATCAAATCCAACCCGAAGAACCCGAGTCTCGGCACCGCATCGGCGACGATCGACGCGCCTGACGGCTCAGCCCTGCTCCGCCAATTGGGCGCACAGGTCTTGCCGCTGAACGGATTGGGACACGGGCGTATCGAGATCAAGACCCAAGGGCCGCTGAGCGGCTCGCCTGATATGGCGCTGCAAGTGACATTTGCTGGCCTCAACGTCAATTTCCATGGCCGGATCGAACGGCCAACGAGCCCCGGCCAGGAAACGCTCGCGGCCAACGGCCAATTGACCGTGGCCGCGACAGATCTTTCGCCTTTCCTGCAGGCCACCGGCCTCGCTTTTCCCGATCTGACCGCACGTATCCCGGCCGATGTCGCAACGGACATCGACTGGCGCGCGTCACGGCTCGATCTGCGTAATCTCAGGGGTACCTTCGCCGGCCGTGCGCTATCCGGGCGCCTCACTTACGCGCCCCAGGCCGGCGTGAAGAAATTGACCGGCGCGCTCGACCTCGACAAAACCTCGGCAGCGGCTCTGCTCGAATTGCCGCTCGGTCCGCCGCAACCGGCGAAAGGCGGCACGCTCTGGTCGAACCTTTCGTTCGGATCCGGCCTGCCCGATCCACCGCCTGTAAACGTCACGCTGCGGGCGAAGACCTTCGACATTCTGCCTGGATTGTCGGGCGAAGACGCCGCCCTCCAGCTCGAAATCGCGCCGGACGTTTTTACGTTTCGCGACTTCACGATGAAGATGGGCGGCGGCATGGCGGCCGGCACCCTCACCCTGCGCCGCGACGGCGCAACGGCGGCGGTTGCCGGACATATCAATCTTGAAAATTACGGGCTCGATCTTCCGAGCCTGCATGGCCGTGCCTCGGCCGCGCTCGATATTTCAGGCAGCGGACAAAACCCCCTCGCGCTGATGTCGAACCTTGCCGGTTCAGGACATACGAGCTTCACCGATCTGATGGTGCGGCGCGCCGATCCCGCTGCTGTCGCCCGCGTCTTCGCCGATGTCGAACATGACAAGCTTACGGTCGACGAAGCCGAAGTCGAGCGGGCGCTGGGCCGCGAATTCGATCGCGCCGGGCTGAACGCCGGCGCGAGGCCTTTCGATCTTGCCGTGGTCGGCGGCGTCTTGCGCCTTACGCCCGCGCCGGTGAAAGAGACCGAAGGCAATCCCGTCTCGCTCGACGAGTTTTCGCTGTCTCTCGATTTACGCACGGCCGCCATCGACGAACGGCTCGGGCTCGCGCTTCTCGCTTTGCCCAAGGATTGGCAAGGCTCGCCACCGCGCGTCGTTTTGAACTTTAAAGGCGCTCTCACCAATCCGGCGCGCACGATCGAGGCTGCGAGCTTCGTCAATGCGCTCGCGGCGCGCGCGATCGCACGCGAAGCGGCGCGCATCCAATCCTATGAATTCGACCTGCATGAACGAGCGTTCTTCAATCAGCGTCTGCAGTATGAACGCCGCCGCGAACAGGAGCGGCAGAAGGCCGAGGACGACGCGCGGCGTGCGGAAGCCGAACGCAAAGCCGCCGAAGCGACGCGGCTCGAGCGTCTCAAGAAAGCCGAGGAGGCGCGCAAGAAGGCCGAAGAGCCCTTGCGCACCAACGCGCCGCCTGAGGCGCAGCCGGCACAAGATCCGCAATCCAATGCAACGCAATCGCAGCGGCCGGTTACACCGGCCGATCCGTCGTCGCTTGGTCGTTACTAG
- a CDS encoding ribbon-helix-helix domain-containing protein gives MTMTIIKHSLAIAGHRTSVSLEEDFWEGLKSIASQRGLSISALVAEIDSERGEANLSSALRVFVLKAMRHHEPVPESVHTA, from the coding sequence ATGACGATGACTATCATCAAACATTCGCTTGCAATCGCCGGTCATCGCACCAGCGTTTCGCTTGAGGAAGACTTTTGGGAAGGTCTGAAGAGCATCGCTTCGCAGCGCGGCCTTTCGATCTCGGCTTTGGTGGCGGAGATCGATTCCGAACGCGGCGAGGCCAATCTATCCTCGGCTCTGCGTGTCTTCGTGTTGAAGGCCATGCGCCATCATGAGCCCGTGCCGGAAAGCGTTCACACCGCTTGA
- a CDS encoding DUF4169 family protein, whose translation MAEIVNLRRVRKAKARAEAEQKAAENRTQFGRSKAERENAKANTALDEHRLDAHKRRSCDEPED comes from the coding sequence ATGGCGGAGATCGTCAATTTGCGCCGCGTCCGCAAGGCCAAGGCCCGTGCGGAAGCGGAGCAGAAAGCGGCTGAAAACCGCACCCAGTTCGGGCGCAGCAAGGCAGAGCGCGAAAACGCAAAAGCCAATACTGCGCTTGATGAGCACAGGCTCGATGCACATAAGCGACGCTCTTGTGATGAGCCTGAGGACTGA
- a CDS encoding SspB family protein: MATDLIRYDLLVQEALRSVVRKVLTDAARDGLQGEHHFYITFKTHAPGVRLSARMRNQYPTEMTIILQHQFWGLNVLEQGFEVGLSFQKIPETLFIPFEALTGFFDPSVQFGLKFESEIGANDVEGPIGLEARAAEPQDLAAVSSDAAHPGGRAAAAFLPGEHADEGAGDAPQSEEAKVISIDAFRKKP, from the coding sequence ATGGCAACAGATCTGATCCGTTACGATCTCCTGGTTCAGGAGGCCTTGCGCAGCGTGGTCCGCAAAGTCCTAACGGACGCGGCGCGCGACGGGCTTCAGGGCGAGCATCATTTCTATATCACCTTCAAAACGCACGCTCCCGGCGTGCGGCTCTCGGCGCGCATGCGCAACCAATATCCGACCGAAATGACGATCATCCTCCAGCATCAGTTCTGGGGGTTGAACGTGTTGGAGCAAGGCTTCGAAGTCGGCCTGTCGTTTCAAAAAATCCCGGAGACGCTTTTCATCCCGTTCGAAGCCTTGACGGGTTTCTTCGATCCGTCGGTCCAGTTCGGATTGAAATTCGAGAGCGAGATCGGCGCCAATGACGTCGAAGGGCCGATTGGTCTGGAGGCGAGGGCCGCCGAACCGCAGGATCTCGCGGCCGTTTCGTCGGATGCGGCCCATCCTGGCGGCCGCGCGGCTGCTGCCTTTCTGCCTGGCGAACATGCCGACGAAGGCGCGGGGGATGCGCCTCAATCGGAAGAGGCCAAAGTCATTTCCATCGACGCGTTTCGCAAGAAGCCGTGA
- a CDS encoding CPBP family intramembrane glutamic endopeptidase, with translation MHNIDPTIDDDQTPPPEMARLETTPIPHPSGAIAGSGSAQPYGLLGLCLSLFAILFVTIVYAALAGGLALLVDGLSFGWTPPLDRVRQLEAESASNPALALHLGLGISLAVYLALSLAVLTLARLRGGSAWRQIIGWRPWPVLKTRRAFWFIVGAALIYGIAANLLVGLYYPPSKDWFTVPKEGLAAFMLFVLAVVFAPLTEELLFRGWIYTSLRASFGLWTALLVSAALFAGAHYESSHIYALVVFPIGLALGGMREATGTLKASISFHAFYNAIAFGLALFDIG, from the coding sequence ATGCATAACATCGATCCCACCATCGACGACGACCAGACGCCGCCGCCCGAAATGGCGCGCTTAGAGACCACTCCGATCCCCCACCCGAGCGGTGCAATTGCCGGTTCCGGCAGTGCACAGCCCTATGGGCTTCTCGGATTGTGTCTAAGCCTGTTCGCCATTCTTTTTGTCACAATCGTCTACGCGGCGCTCGCAGGCGGCCTTGCCCTGCTCGTCGATGGCCTCTCCTTCGGCTGGACGCCGCCGCTCGATCGCGTGCGGCAGCTCGAGGCGGAGAGCGCCAGCAATCCGGCATTGGCGCTGCATCTCGGTCTCGGCATTTCGCTCGCCGTCTATCTTGCGCTGAGCCTCGCGGTCCTGACGCTGGCCCGGCTGCGCGGCGGCAGCGCCTGGCGCCAAATCATCGGATGGCGGCCATGGCCGGTGTTGAAGACGCGCCGGGCCTTTTGGTTCATAGTGGGCGCAGCGCTTATCTATGGAATCGCGGCGAACTTGCTCGTCGGGCTTTACTATCCACCGTCCAAAGACTGGTTCACGGTGCCGAAGGAAGGCCTCGCGGCCTTCATGCTTTTCGTCCTGGCCGTCGTATTCGCGCCGCTGACGGAAGAGCTTCTGTTTCGCGGCTGGATCTATACGAGCCTGCGCGCCAGTTTCGGTCTATGGACGGCGCTCCTCGTCAGCGCCGCCCTTTTTGCGGGCGCCCATTATGAAAGCAGCCATATCTATGCCCTGGTTGTATTCCCCATCGGCCTCGCGCTCGGCGGCATGCGCGAAGCAACAGGCACCCTCAAGGCATCCATCAGCTTTCACGCATTTTACAACGCGATCGCTTTTGGCCTCGCGCTCTTCGACATAGGGTAG
- a CDS encoding thymidylate synthase, whose amino-acid sequence MRAYLDLLAKILDEGQEKADRTGTGTLSLFGHQMRFDLSKGFPLVTTKKLHLKSIVHELLWFLKGDTNIAYLKENGVGIWDEWADENGNLGPVYGQQWRSWRAPDGRTIDQISNVIEDLKRNPFSRRHIVSAWNPADLGDMALAPCHCLFQFHVAEDKTGTKRLSCQLYQRSGDVFLGVPFNIASYALLTHMVAQVTGLAPGDFVHTFGDAHLYLNHLDQAREQLSRTPRALPRLKLNPEVKSIFDFRFEDIVIEDYDPHPAIKAEVAV is encoded by the coding sequence ATGCGCGCCTATCTCGATCTGCTCGCCAAAATCCTCGACGAAGGCCAAGAAAAGGCCGACAGAACCGGCACCGGCACTCTGTCGCTTTTCGGCCATCAGATGCGCTTCGATCTCAGCAAAGGCTTTCCGCTCGTCACGACGAAAAAGCTGCATCTGAAATCGATCGTGCACGAGCTGCTCTGGTTTTTGAAAGGTGACACGAATATCGCCTATCTCAAGGAGAACGGTGTCGGCATCTGGGACGAATGGGCCGATGAAAACGGCAATCTCGGCCCTGTCTACGGCCAGCAATGGCGCTCGTGGCGCGCACCGGACGGCAGGACGATCGATCAGATTTCAAACGTGATCGAGGATTTGAAGCGCAACCCGTTTTCGCGCCGCCATATCGTGTCGGCGTGGAATCCCGCGGACCTCGGCGACATGGCTTTGGCGCCCTGCCATTGCCTCTTCCAATTCCATGTGGCGGAAGACAAGACCGGCACAAAGCGCCTGTCGTGCCAGCTCTATCAGCGTTCGGGCGATGTGTTTTTAGGCGTGCCCTTCAACATCGCGAGTTATGCGCTCTTGACCCATATGGTCGCGCAGGTCACGGGGCTCGCACCCGGCGACTTCGTGCATACGTTCGGCGACGCGCATCTTTATCTCAATCATCTCGACCAGGCGCGCGAGCAACTCTCCCGCACGCCGCGCGCCTTGCCGCGGCTCAAGCTCAATCCAGAGGTGAAATCGATCTTCGATTTCCGCTTTGAGGATATCGTGATCGAGGATTACGATCCGCATCCGGCGATCAAGGCGGAAGTGGCGGTTTAG
- a CDS encoding PH domain-containing protein, whose product MSYVNQILQPGEKVLVVGRIHWIIYMPGILWLICAAAAFGLSVHFKYTHYQWPALALAFVFLILGLAGVLRAWWKSFTTEIAVTTTRVVHKRGFINRYTNEMNMDKVESVIVDQSILGRLLDYGTIAILGTGQGFEKLKFISHAIELRNAITSR is encoded by the coding sequence ATGAGCTACGTGAATCAAATATTGCAGCCCGGCGAAAAAGTGCTCGTCGTCGGCCGGATTCATTGGATCATCTATATGCCGGGGATCCTGTGGCTCATTTGTGCCGCGGCGGCCTTTGGCCTCTCTGTCCATTTCAAATATACGCATTATCAATGGCCAGCCCTCGCGCTGGCCTTTGTGTTTCTTATCCTCGGTCTGGCCGGAGTTCTGCGCGCCTGGTGGAAGAGCTTCACGACCGAGATCGCGGTCACGACTACGCGGGTCGTCCATAAGAGGGGTTTCATCAATCGTTATACGAACGAAATGAACATGGACAAGGTCGAGTCGGTCATCGTCGACCAATCGATTCTTGGTCGCCTTCTTGATTACGGCACGATTGCGATCCTCGGCACGGGGCAGGGCTTTGAGAAGCTCAAGTTCATCTCGCATGCGATCGAGCTGCGCAATGCGATCACGTCGCGATAG
- a CDS encoding GNAT family N-acetyltransferase has translation MGHNENRVPFHIRSAVPADAAQIFALVTELAAYEKLSAAVDATAETLAQALFGTAPRVFCDMAEQDGEPIGLAVWFYTFSTFRGRHGIWLEDLYVRPAFRGRGTGKALLAGLAARCVRENLARLEWSVLDWNTPSIAFYKAMGAVLMDEWTNCRCEGGALSSLAALAAGKADPVRI, from the coding sequence ATGGGACATAACGAAAACAGAGTGCCTTTTCACATTCGCTCCGCGGTGCCCGCCGATGCGGCTCAGATCTTCGCGCTTGTCACCGAACTCGCAGCCTATGAAAAGCTCAGCGCTGCGGTCGATGCCACAGCCGAAACGCTGGCGCAGGCGCTTTTTGGCACTGCGCCGCGGGTTTTCTGCGACATGGCAGAGCAGGATGGCGAGCCTATCGGCCTCGCCGTCTGGTTCTATACGTTCTCGACCTTTCGCGGCCGCCACGGCATTTGGCTCGAAGACCTCTATGTGCGTCCAGCCTTTCGCGGGCGCGGCACCGGCAAGGCGCTTCTCGCCGGCCTCGCGGCGCGTTGCGTCAGAGAAAATCTTGCAAGGCTCGAATGGTCTGTGCTCGATTGGAATACGCCATCGATTGCCTTCTACAAGGCTATGGGTGCGGTGCTGATGGACGAATGGACCAATTGCCGCTGCGAGGGCGGCGCGCTTTCCAGCCTCGCGGCGCTTGCAGCCGGCAAGGCTGATCCTGTCCGCATATGA
- a CDS encoding dihydrofolate reductase, whose translation MNPPLILIAAIAENGVIGRDNSLPWHLTSDLKRFRALTMGKPMIMGRKNFQSIGRPLPGRETIVVTRDRDFTAEGVHIVYSIEDALACAAERASAMQAQEIILAGGAELYSAMIDDVDRMKITFVDLAPEGDTFFPAINWSQWGEESRVRPPKDAKDDATFSFVDYRRR comes from the coding sequence ATGAATCCGCCGCTGATCCTCATCGCCGCCATCGCCGAAAATGGCGTCATCGGCAGGGACAATAGCCTCCCCTGGCATTTGACCAGCGACCTCAAGCGATTTCGCGCGCTGACGATGGGAAAGCCGATGATCATGGGACGCAAGAACTTCCAATCAATCGGAAGACCCTTGCCGGGGCGCGAAACCATCGTCGTCACGCGCGACCGCGATTTCACCGCCGAGGGCGTGCATATCGTCTATTCGATCGAGGATGCGCTCGCCTGCGCCGCGGAACGCGCCAGCGCCATGCAGGCGCAAGAGATTATTCTCGCCGGCGGAGCCGAACTTTATTCGGCCATGATCGACGACGTGGATAGGATGAAGATCACTTTCGTCGATCTCGCGCCGGAAGGCGATACGTTTTTTCCTGCCATCAATTGGTCGCAATGGGGGGAAGAAAGCCGCGTGCGCCCGCCAAAAGACGCGAAGGACGATGCGACATTTTCGTTTGTCGATTATCGTCGGCGATGA
- the hflK gene encoding FtsH protease activity modulator HflK — protein MPWTSNGNGGGSWKPGNPGPWGQGPSGSTPPDLEEMLSRVQQRLRQWMPGGGVSSRGIIALVLIGLLIWLLTGFYTVGPNEVGLNKVFGGYTGRTTPGLNYNWPYPVGSVLKLPVTNRKATNIGFIFRPNGQPPIDLPEESLMLTADENIADVKFVVIWQIDPVHPEDYAFNVANQEETVKAVAESAMREVIGRSQIQKILTAERKVIEPAVQDLMQKVLNDYKAGVLILQVQLQSVDPPEQVIAAFRDVTAAQQDQDRLRNEAEAYANSVVPEARGKAAAIIQEAEGYRLQTVAEAQGQAARFTQIYDQYKNAPEVTRERIYLETMERVLGGADKVIVDEAAGNGNGVVPYLPLPQLAPRASDGSRK, from the coding sequence ATGCCTTGGACCAGTAACGGCAATGGCGGCGGAAGCTGGAAACCCGGCAATCCCGGCCCGTGGGGACAAGGACCCAGCGGATCGACGCCGCCAGACCTCGAGGAAATGCTGAGCCGGGTCCAGCAAAGACTGCGGCAATGGATGCCCGGCGGCGGCGTGAGTTCGCGCGGCATCATCGCCCTGGTGCTGATCGGCCTTCTCATCTGGCTTCTAACCGGCTTTTACACGGTCGGCCCGAACGAGGTCGGCCTCAACAAAGTCTTCGGTGGCTATACTGGCAGGACCACGCCCGGCCTCAATTACAATTGGCCCTATCCGGTGGGCTCGGTGCTGAAGCTTCCGGTGACCAACCGCAAGGCCACCAATATCGGCTTCATCTTCCGTCCGAACGGGCAGCCGCCCATCGATCTGCCGGAAGAAAGCCTGATGCTGACGGCCGATGAAAATATCGCCGACGTCAAATTCGTGGTGATCTGGCAGATCGATCCGGTTCATCCGGAAGATTACGCCTTCAACGTCGCCAATCAGGAAGAAACCGTGAAAGCCGTCGCGGAAAGCGCGATGCGCGAAGTGATCGGCCGCAGCCAGATTCAAAAGATCCTGACCGCCGAACGCAAGGTGATCGAACCTGCCGTGCAGGATCTCATGCAGAAAGTCTTGAACGACTATAAAGCCGGCGTGCTCATCCTTCAGGTGCAATTGCAATCGGTCGATCCGCCCGAGCAGGTCATTGCCGCCTTCCGCGACGTGACCGCGGCGCAGCAGGATCAGGACCGCTTGCGCAACGAAGCCGAAGCCTATGCCAATAGCGTCGTGCCGGAAGCGCGCGGCAAGGCGGCCGCCATCATTCAAGAGGCCGAAGGCTACCGCCTGCAGACCGTCGCCGAAGCGCAAGGTCAGGCGGCGCGTTTCACCCAGATCTACGATCAATATAAAAACGCGCCCGAAGTCACTCGCGAGCGCATCTATCTCGAAACCATGGAGCGTGTGTTGGGCGGTGCCGACAAAGTGATCGTCGACGAGGCCGCCGGGAACGGAAACGGCGTCGTGCCTTATCTGCCGCTGCCGCAACTGGCACCGCGCGCCAGCGATGGGAGCCGCAAATGA
- the hflC gene encoding protease modulator HflC, producing MRGAYGFVALIALVVILVVAAASTFQVQQTDQGLLLRFGEPVAGRGLITQPGLHFKIPFIEDYIPIDNRILDLEAPKQEVLASDNTRIEVDAFLRYKIVDPLKFYQTVGTIERARNQLGFVLNSAVRRVLGEADLTQIVRDNRSALMLKIRDQVNQEAGRLGVVATDVRIRRADLPRQISEQVFRRMQTERAREAAEYRAQGSEQAQKIRAKADRDVVVLRGDAQKQADQVRGEGDATRNKIFADAYGKDPDFFAFYRSMQAYENGLKASDTRMILSPKSDFFRFFGTSHPEPAAGAPSAAR from the coding sequence ATGAGAGGCGCCTATGGCTTTGTCGCGCTGATCGCGCTCGTTGTTATCCTGGTCGTAGCCGCGGCCTCGACCTTTCAGGTTCAGCAGACGGATCAAGGTCTGCTGCTGCGTTTCGGCGAACCTGTCGCCGGACGCGGGCTGATCACACAGCCGGGGCTGCATTTCAAGATTCCGTTCATCGAGGACTATATTCCGATCGACAATCGCATTCTCGATCTCGAAGCGCCGAAGCAGGAGGTGCTCGCCTCCGATAATACGCGCATCGAAGTCGATGCGTTCCTGCGCTACAAGATCGTCGATCCCTTGAAGTTCTACCAAACCGTCGGCACGATCGAGCGGGCGAGGAACCAATTGGGCTTCGTGCTCAATTCGGCGGTGCGCCGCGTGCTCGGCGAAGCCGACCTGACGCAGATCGTGCGCGACAACCGCTCCGCGCTCATGCTGAAGATCCGCGACCAGGTGAACCAGGAGGCCGGCCGTCTCGGCGTCGTCGCCACGGATGTCCGCATCAGGCGCGCCGACCTGCCTCGCCAGATCTCGGAACAGGTGTTCAGGCGCATGCAGACCGAGCGCGCCCGCGAGGCTGCCGAATATCGGGCGCAGGGCTCCGAACAGGCACAGAAGATTCGCGCGAAGGCGGATCGCGACGTGGTGGTTCTGCGCGGCGATGCGCAAAAGCAAGCCGATCAGGTCCGCGGCGAAGGCGACGCGACGCGCAACAAGATCTTTGCCGACGCTTATGGCAAAGATCCGGATTTCTTTGCCTTCTACCGGTCGATGCAGGCCTATGAGAATGGGCTCAAAGCCTCGGACACGCGCATGATTTTGAGCCCGAAGTCGGATTTCTTCCGCTTCTTTGGAACGTCTCATCCCGAACCCGCCGCGGGCGCGCCGTCCGCCGCACGTTAA